One genomic segment of Oreochromis aureus strain Israel breed Guangdong linkage group 9, ZZ_aureus, whole genome shotgun sequence includes these proteins:
- the chchd7 gene encoding coiled-coil-helix-coiled-coil-helix domain-containing protein 7 isoform X1, translated as MIQMDQNARKVRNQDINPCIEESDDSQKCLNAYNYDKSMCSTYFQRYKNCRKYWHNIMVQRRRDGVKPDMPTAAERLEMLTSLGGKPY; from the exons ATG ATTCAGATGGATCAAAATGCACGGAAAGTTCGGAACCAGGACATTAACCCCTGCATCGAA GAGAGTGATGACTCCCAGAAGTGTCTGAATGCCTACAACTATGATAAAAGCATGTGCTCCACCTACTTCCAGAGATATAAGAACTGTAGGAAATACTGG CACAACATCATGGTGCAGAGGAGAAGAGATGGTGTGAAACCTGACATGCCCACTGCTGCAGAGAGGCTGGAGATGCTTACTTCACTGGGAGGCAAACCATACTAA
- the chchd7 gene encoding coiled-coil-helix-coiled-coil-helix domain-containing protein 7 isoform X2 — MDQNARKVRNQDINPCIEESDDSQKCLNAYNYDKSMCSTYFQRYKNCRKYWHNIMVQRRRDGVKPDMPTAAERLEMLTSLGGKPY, encoded by the exons ATGGATCAAAATGCACGGAAAGTTCGGAACCAGGACATTAACCCCTGCATCGAA GAGAGTGATGACTCCCAGAAGTGTCTGAATGCCTACAACTATGATAAAAGCATGTGCTCCACCTACTTCCAGAGATATAAGAACTGTAGGAAATACTGG CACAACATCATGGTGCAGAGGAGAAGAGATGGTGTGAAACCTGACATGCCCACTGCTGCAGAGAGGCTGGAGATGCTTACTTCACTGGGAGGCAAACCATACTAA